Proteins co-encoded in one Salvia splendens isolate huo1 chromosome 4, SspV2, whole genome shotgun sequence genomic window:
- the LOC121797747 gene encoding GBF-interacting protein 1-like isoform X2 — protein sequence MVSGARIDGGAQVLSAGVRRTIQSIKEIVVNHSDADIYVALKEANMDPNETTQKLLNQDPFHEVKRRRDRKKENPVQNSFIPVEPKKNNDVERMLVKYNTYSDRSPRRGGTTRNAASGGSREFRVVRDNRVNHNSITDSKTGLNSTSTSPGVISSGPMKSGPPSGSGPQAPAVGQHSSQPAKSAADSQTRQTKNAASVGNGRKEMVGEKHFPVPSAISRVQTKANAPQLQSTNSSSSTVVGVYSSSSDPVHVPFLHSRPAANVGAIRREVGVVGSRRQSSENSVKPSSSQVTSLPNTHSARDVQSRESARSFNATSKNDHSNQNVAPDSAIAGPSAGRSFSSNSYGSRPHQLMGHQKAPQPNKEWKPKASVKPSANGPGVIGSPAKTVSPPADNPEDTKKEAADLPHNKSPLNLSKSDNVIIAAHIRVSEADRRRLTFGSLGTEFDTSANLVGVAANDVEELSTDLSGSVPVSSAEASGDEPVTTKESEVADDSVRSSESNSPVSGDLSDLTEKNDSSSPQNLNDYADVGLMPGNSPSYTPESIQQQDTSELPSFSGYDPQMAYDMSYFHPVVDETVNGQGLPSSQEVLGAHAANAVPASTIAMVQQQHQQQQHQQQQLAQMYPHLHVSHFANLMPYRQFMPPVYVPPMHVPGYSNSPAYPHPSNGSSYLLMPGNSSHLTPSGVKYGIQQFKPVPTGSPTGFGNFTSPTGYAINAPGVVASTAGHDDSSRIKYKDSLYIPNPQAETSEIWMNSRDVSGMQSSYYNMPVQSPHPTAYLTSHSGHASFNAAAAAAQSSHMQFPGMYHPSPQPPTMASPHHMSPAIGGNVGVGVAAPAPGAQVGAYQQPQLGHLNWTGNF from the exons ATGGTATCTGGTGCAAGAATCGACGGCGGAGCGCAGGTCTTATCGGCGGGCGTGCGAAGAACTATTCAATCGATTAAAGAAATTGTGGTGAACCACTCTGATGCTGATATTTACGTGGCGCTTAAAGAGGCCAACATGGATCCTAACGAAACCACCCAGAAACTGCTCAATCAAG ATCCATTCCACGAGGTGAAGAGAAGAAGAGATAGGAAGAAAGAG AATCCAGTGCAAAATAGTTTCATTCCTGTGGAGCCCAAAAAAAACAATGATGTCGAACGTATGCTTGTCAAGTATAATACATATTCTGACCGTAGTCCTCGAAGAGGCGGAACCACTCGAAATGCTGCATCTG GGGGAAGTCGAGAGTTCCGTGTTGTTCGTGACAATAGAGTTAATCATAACAGCATCACAGATTCAAAGACTGGACTTAATTCAACTTCAACAAGTCCAGGGGTGATCTCTAGTGGGCCAATGAAGAG TGGTCCTCCCAGTGGTTCTGGACCTCAAGCACCTGCTGTAGGTCAGCATTCATCTCAGCCTGCTAAGAGTGCTGCTGATTCACAAACTAGGCAAACTAAGAATGCTGCTTCAGTTGGTAATGGCAGGAAAGAAATGGTTGGGGAGAAGCACTTTCCTGTTCCAAGTGCTATTTCACGTGTGCAAACAAAGGCAAATGCTCCCCAGCTGCAATCTACAAATTCATCTAGCAGTACTGTCGTGGGTGTTTATTCATCCTCATCTGATCCTGTTCATGTACCATTCCTACATTCTAGACCTGCTGCCAATGTCGGGGCCATCAGACGGGAGGTCGGGGTCGTGGGATCACGGCGCCAGTCATCTGAAAATTCTGTAAAACCATCTTCTTCTCAAGTCACTTCTCTGCCAAATACACATTCTGCACGAGATGTTCAATCACGAGAGTCTGCGAGATCATTCAATGCTACATCAAAGAATGACCACTCAAACCAAAATGTGGCACCTGACTCTGCTATAGCTGGTCCATCTGCTGGCAGATCATTCTCCAGTAATTCGTATGGTAGCCGTCCTCATCAACTCATGGGTCACCAAAAAG CTCCTCAGCCCAATAAGGAATGGAAGCCAAAAGCAAGTGTAAAACCAAGTGCCAATGGCCCTGGAGTTATTGGTAGTCCTGCAAAAACAGTCTCTCCTCCTGCCGATAATCCAGAAGACACAAAAAAGGAAGCAGCTGATTTACCACATAACAAGTCACCATTGAATCTTTCTAAAAGTGACAATGTGATTATAGCTGCACATATTCGTGTTTCCGAGGCTGACAGACGCCGACTTACCTTTGGCAGCCTGGGCACCGAGTTTGACACTTCTGCAAATTTAGTTGGTGTAGCTGCAAATGATGTAGAAGAATTATCCACCGACCTATCTGGaag TGTTCCAGTTTCTTCCGCTGAAGCTTCAGGAGATGAACCTGTTACTACCAAAGAATCAGAGGTGGCAGATGACTCTGTCCGAAGTTCAGAATCTAACTCTCCTGTTTCAGGTGATCTGTCAGATCTGACTGAGAAGAATGACTCGTCAAGTCCACAGAACCTGAACGACTATGCTGATGTTGGCTTGATGCCAGGCAACAGCCCATCATACACCCCTGAATCAATACAGCAGCAGGATACGTCTGAATTGCCGAGCTTCTCG GGTTATGATCCCCAAATGGCTTATGATATGTCATACTTCCACCCGGTTGTTGATGAAACTGTCAACGGGCAGGGTCTTCCGTCATCCCAAGAG GTCCTTGGTGCACATGCAGCAAATGCTGTTCCAGCTTCGACAATTGCAATGGTACAACAGCAGCACCAACAGCAACAGCATCAACAGCAGCAGCTTGCCCAGATGTATCCCCATCTTCATGTCTCCCATTTTGCTAACCTCATGCCATATCGTCAATTCATGCCTCCTGTCTATGTTCCGCCAATGCATGTGCCTGGTTACTCCAATAGTCCCGCATATCCTCATCCCTCAAATGGCAGCAGCTACTTGCTGATGCCTGGGAATAGCTCCCATCTAACTCCGAGTGGCGTCAAGTATGGTATCCAACAGTTCAAGCCTGTCCCTACTGGTAGTCCTACTGGGTTTGGAAATTTCACCAGTCCTACTGGTTATGCCATCAATGCTCCTGGGGTTGTTGCAAGCACTGCAGGCCATGATGATTCGTCTCGTATCAAGTATAAAGATAGTCTCTACATTCCAAACCCTCAG GCTGAGACCTCTGAAATATGGATGAACTCAAGGGATGTTTCTGGAATGCAGTCATCATATTACAACATGCCTGTTCAGTCTCCTCATCCTACTGCCTATTTGACATCACACAGCGGACATGCTTCTTTCAATGCAGCTGCGGCTGCTGCCCAATCCTCCCATATGCAGTTCCCAGGCATGTACCATCCTTCCCCACAGCCCCCTACCATGGCAAGTCCTCATCACATGAGCCCTGCCATTGGCGGTAATGTGGGAGTTGGTGTGGCAGCTCCGGCTCCCGGAGCACAAGTGGGCGCGTACCAGCAACCTCAGTTGGGCCACTTGAATTGGACTGGTAACTTCTGA
- the LOC121799189 gene encoding protein Brevis radix-like 2 gives MLTCIACSNSKQLNSSGSLRQPPPEDEDDNAVTPSTKQAIKSLTSQIKDMAVKASGAYKNCKPCSGSSGPKRSRAYVDSDTGSVSGRFYGLYRRPASLNSTPRLRGKELEAKLKALSSGSATPASVSGRTESLFMEEDEAKEWVAQVEPGVLITFVSLPQGGNDLKRIRFSREIFDKWQAQQWWGENYDKVMELYNVKRFSNHEAPLSTPARSIDENSKLESAEDSPVTPQLNKEHLPRHFSRTAGVGYSSSESLENHPMKPGSYQESAGPYSTPKLSSISAAKTETSSIDASARSSSSREIDHSGELSVSNASDLETEWVEQDEPGVYITVRALPGGARELRRVRFSREKFGETQARVWWEANRARIQQQYL, from the exons ATGTTGACCTGCATAGcttgctccaactccaagcaGCTCAACAGCAGCGGATCTCTCCGCCAGCCCCCGCCGGAGGACGAAGATGACAACGCCGTCACTCCTTCCACCAAGCAAGCAATCAAATCCCTCACCTCTCAG ATCAAGGACATGGCGGTTAAGGCATCGGGGGCGTACAAGAACTGCAAGCCGTGTTCAGGCTCATCGGGCCCGAAACGGTCCCGGGCCTACGTGGACTCCGACACGGGCTCGGTGTCGGGGAGGTTTTACGGCTTGTATCGGAGGCCAGCTAGCTTGAACTCGACACCACGGCTGCGGGGGAAGGAGCTGGAAGCCAAGCTGAAGGCCCTCTCGAGCGGCTCGGCTACGCCAGCTTCCGTGAGCGGGAGAACAGAGTCATTGTTCATGGAGGAAGACGAGGCGAAGGAGTGGGTGGCTCAAGTCGAGCCAGGGGTGCTAATTACGTTCGTTTCATTGCCTCAAGGTGGAAATGATTTAAAGAGGATTCGATTTAG CCGAGAGATCTTTGACAAGTGGCAAGCTCAACAATGGTGGGGAGAGAACTATGATAAAGTGATGGAACTGTACAATGTTAAAAGGTTTAGCAATCATGAAGCGCCACTGTCTACTCCAGCACGGTCAATAGATGAG AACTCAAAACTTGAATCTGCTGAAGACAGCCCTGTGACACCTCAGTTGAACAAAGAGCATCTGCCCCGTCACTTCTCTCGCACAGCAGGAGTGGGTTATTCATCATCAGAATCATTAGAAAACCACCCCATGAAACCTGGAAGTTACCAAGAGTCAGCTGGTCCTTATTCAACCCCAAAGCTCTCCAGCATCAGCGCTGCTAAAACCGAGACATCATCAATAGATGCTTCTGCACGTTCGAGTTCATCAAGGGAGATTGATCACTCAGGAGAACTGTCTGTGAGCAATGCTAGTGATTTAGAGACCGAGTGGGTCGAGCAAGACGAGCCTGGCGTCTACATTACTGTCAGAGCTTTGCCTGGCGGTGCTCGTGAGCTCAGAAGAGTCAGATTCAG CCGTGAAAAGTTTGGAGAAACGCAAGCTAGAGTTTGGTGGGAAGCAAACAGAGCTAGGATTCAACAGCAATACCTGTAA
- the LOC121797747 gene encoding GBF-interacting protein 1-like isoform X1, with translation MVSGARIDGGAQVLSAGVRRTIQSIKEIVVNHSDADIYVALKEANMDPNETTQKLLNQDPFHEVKRRRDRKKENPVQNSFIPVEPKKNNDVERMLVKYNTYSDRSPRRGGTTRNAASDAGGSREFRVVRDNRVNHNSITDSKTGLNSTSTSPGVISSGPMKSGPPSGSGPQAPAVGQHSSQPAKSAADSQTRQTKNAASVGNGRKEMVGEKHFPVPSAISRVQTKANAPQLQSTNSSSSTVVGVYSSSSDPVHVPFLHSRPAANVGAIRREVGVVGSRRQSSENSVKPSSSQVTSLPNTHSARDVQSRESARSFNATSKNDHSNQNVAPDSAIAGPSAGRSFSSNSYGSRPHQLMGHQKAPQPNKEWKPKASVKPSANGPGVIGSPAKTVSPPADNPEDTKKEAADLPHNKSPLNLSKSDNVIIAAHIRVSEADRRRLTFGSLGTEFDTSANLVGVAANDVEELSTDLSGSVPVSSAEASGDEPVTTKESEVADDSVRSSESNSPVSGDLSDLTEKNDSSSPQNLNDYADVGLMPGNSPSYTPESIQQQDTSELPSFSGYDPQMAYDMSYFHPVVDETVNGQGLPSSQEVLGAHAANAVPASTIAMVQQQHQQQQHQQQQLAQMYPHLHVSHFANLMPYRQFMPPVYVPPMHVPGYSNSPAYPHPSNGSSYLLMPGNSSHLTPSGVKYGIQQFKPVPTGSPTGFGNFTSPTGYAINAPGVVASTAGHDDSSRIKYKDSLYIPNPQAETSEIWMNSRDVSGMQSSYYNMPVQSPHPTAYLTSHSGHASFNAAAAAAQSSHMQFPGMYHPSPQPPTMASPHHMSPAIGGNVGVGVAAPAPGAQVGAYQQPQLGHLNWTGNF, from the exons ATGGTATCTGGTGCAAGAATCGACGGCGGAGCGCAGGTCTTATCGGCGGGCGTGCGAAGAACTATTCAATCGATTAAAGAAATTGTGGTGAACCACTCTGATGCTGATATTTACGTGGCGCTTAAAGAGGCCAACATGGATCCTAACGAAACCACCCAGAAACTGCTCAATCAAG ATCCATTCCACGAGGTGAAGAGAAGAAGAGATAGGAAGAAAGAG AATCCAGTGCAAAATAGTTTCATTCCTGTGGAGCCCAAAAAAAACAATGATGTCGAACGTATGCTTGTCAAGTATAATACATATTCTGACCGTAGTCCTCGAAGAGGCGGAACCACTCGAAATGCTGCATCTG ATGCAGGGGGAAGTCGAGAGTTCCGTGTTGTTCGTGACAATAGAGTTAATCATAACAGCATCACAGATTCAAAGACTGGACTTAATTCAACTTCAACAAGTCCAGGGGTGATCTCTAGTGGGCCAATGAAGAG TGGTCCTCCCAGTGGTTCTGGACCTCAAGCACCTGCTGTAGGTCAGCATTCATCTCAGCCTGCTAAGAGTGCTGCTGATTCACAAACTAGGCAAACTAAGAATGCTGCTTCAGTTGGTAATGGCAGGAAAGAAATGGTTGGGGAGAAGCACTTTCCTGTTCCAAGTGCTATTTCACGTGTGCAAACAAAGGCAAATGCTCCCCAGCTGCAATCTACAAATTCATCTAGCAGTACTGTCGTGGGTGTTTATTCATCCTCATCTGATCCTGTTCATGTACCATTCCTACATTCTAGACCTGCTGCCAATGTCGGGGCCATCAGACGGGAGGTCGGGGTCGTGGGATCACGGCGCCAGTCATCTGAAAATTCTGTAAAACCATCTTCTTCTCAAGTCACTTCTCTGCCAAATACACATTCTGCACGAGATGTTCAATCACGAGAGTCTGCGAGATCATTCAATGCTACATCAAAGAATGACCACTCAAACCAAAATGTGGCACCTGACTCTGCTATAGCTGGTCCATCTGCTGGCAGATCATTCTCCAGTAATTCGTATGGTAGCCGTCCTCATCAACTCATGGGTCACCAAAAAG CTCCTCAGCCCAATAAGGAATGGAAGCCAAAAGCAAGTGTAAAACCAAGTGCCAATGGCCCTGGAGTTATTGGTAGTCCTGCAAAAACAGTCTCTCCTCCTGCCGATAATCCAGAAGACACAAAAAAGGAAGCAGCTGATTTACCACATAACAAGTCACCATTGAATCTTTCTAAAAGTGACAATGTGATTATAGCTGCACATATTCGTGTTTCCGAGGCTGACAGACGCCGACTTACCTTTGGCAGCCTGGGCACCGAGTTTGACACTTCTGCAAATTTAGTTGGTGTAGCTGCAAATGATGTAGAAGAATTATCCACCGACCTATCTGGaag TGTTCCAGTTTCTTCCGCTGAAGCTTCAGGAGATGAACCTGTTACTACCAAAGAATCAGAGGTGGCAGATGACTCTGTCCGAAGTTCAGAATCTAACTCTCCTGTTTCAGGTGATCTGTCAGATCTGACTGAGAAGAATGACTCGTCAAGTCCACAGAACCTGAACGACTATGCTGATGTTGGCTTGATGCCAGGCAACAGCCCATCATACACCCCTGAATCAATACAGCAGCAGGATACGTCTGAATTGCCGAGCTTCTCG GGTTATGATCCCCAAATGGCTTATGATATGTCATACTTCCACCCGGTTGTTGATGAAACTGTCAACGGGCAGGGTCTTCCGTCATCCCAAGAG GTCCTTGGTGCACATGCAGCAAATGCTGTTCCAGCTTCGACAATTGCAATGGTACAACAGCAGCACCAACAGCAACAGCATCAACAGCAGCAGCTTGCCCAGATGTATCCCCATCTTCATGTCTCCCATTTTGCTAACCTCATGCCATATCGTCAATTCATGCCTCCTGTCTATGTTCCGCCAATGCATGTGCCTGGTTACTCCAATAGTCCCGCATATCCTCATCCCTCAAATGGCAGCAGCTACTTGCTGATGCCTGGGAATAGCTCCCATCTAACTCCGAGTGGCGTCAAGTATGGTATCCAACAGTTCAAGCCTGTCCCTACTGGTAGTCCTACTGGGTTTGGAAATTTCACCAGTCCTACTGGTTATGCCATCAATGCTCCTGGGGTTGTTGCAAGCACTGCAGGCCATGATGATTCGTCTCGTATCAAGTATAAAGATAGTCTCTACATTCCAAACCCTCAG GCTGAGACCTCTGAAATATGGATGAACTCAAGGGATGTTTCTGGAATGCAGTCATCATATTACAACATGCCTGTTCAGTCTCCTCATCCTACTGCCTATTTGACATCACACAGCGGACATGCTTCTTTCAATGCAGCTGCGGCTGCTGCCCAATCCTCCCATATGCAGTTCCCAGGCATGTACCATCCTTCCCCACAGCCCCCTACCATGGCAAGTCCTCATCACATGAGCCCTGCCATTGGCGGTAATGTGGGAGTTGGTGTGGCAGCTCCGGCTCCCGGAGCACAAGTGGGCGCGTACCAGCAACCTCAGTTGGGCCACTTGAATTGGACTGGTAACTTCTGA
- the LOC121797747 gene encoding GBF-interacting protein 1-like isoform X3, whose amino-acid sequence MVSGARIDGGAQVLSAGVRRTIQSIKEIVVNHSDADIYVALKEANMDPNETTQKLLNQDPFHEVKRRRDRKKENPVQNSFIPVEPKKNNDVERMLVKYNTYSDRSPRRGGTTRNAASDAGGSREFRVVRDNRVNHNSITDSKTGLNSTSTSPGVISSGPMKSGPPSGSGPQAPAVVGNGRKEMVGEKHFPVPSAISRVQTKANAPQLQSTNSSSSTVVGVYSSSSDPVHVPFLHSRPAANVGAIRREVGVVGSRRQSSENSVKPSSSQVTSLPNTHSARDVQSRESARSFNATSKNDHSNQNVAPDSAIAGPSAGRSFSSNSYGSRPHQLMGHQKAPQPNKEWKPKASVKPSANGPGVIGSPAKTVSPPADNPEDTKKEAADLPHNKSPLNLSKSDNVIIAAHIRVSEADRRRLTFGSLGTEFDTSANLVGVAANDVEELSTDLSGSVPVSSAEASGDEPVTTKESEVADDSVRSSESNSPVSGDLSDLTEKNDSSSPQNLNDYADVGLMPGNSPSYTPESIQQQDTSELPSFSGYDPQMAYDMSYFHPVVDETVNGQGLPSSQEVLGAHAANAVPASTIAMVQQQHQQQQHQQQQLAQMYPHLHVSHFANLMPYRQFMPPVYVPPMHVPGYSNSPAYPHPSNGSSYLLMPGNSSHLTPSGVKYGIQQFKPVPTGSPTGFGNFTSPTGYAINAPGVVASTAGHDDSSRIKYKDSLYIPNPQAETSEIWMNSRDVSGMQSSYYNMPVQSPHPTAYLTSHSGHASFNAAAAAAQSSHMQFPGMYHPSPQPPTMASPHHMSPAIGGNVGVGVAAPAPGAQVGAYQQPQLGHLNWTGNF is encoded by the exons ATGGTATCTGGTGCAAGAATCGACGGCGGAGCGCAGGTCTTATCGGCGGGCGTGCGAAGAACTATTCAATCGATTAAAGAAATTGTGGTGAACCACTCTGATGCTGATATTTACGTGGCGCTTAAAGAGGCCAACATGGATCCTAACGAAACCACCCAGAAACTGCTCAATCAAG ATCCATTCCACGAGGTGAAGAGAAGAAGAGATAGGAAGAAAGAG AATCCAGTGCAAAATAGTTTCATTCCTGTGGAGCCCAAAAAAAACAATGATGTCGAACGTATGCTTGTCAAGTATAATACATATTCTGACCGTAGTCCTCGAAGAGGCGGAACCACTCGAAATGCTGCATCTG ATGCAGGGGGAAGTCGAGAGTTCCGTGTTGTTCGTGACAATAGAGTTAATCATAACAGCATCACAGATTCAAAGACTGGACTTAATTCAACTTCAACAAGTCCAGGGGTGATCTCTAGTGGGCCAATGAAGAG TGGTCCTCCCAGTGGTTCTGGACCTCAAGCACCTGCTGTAG TTGGTAATGGCAGGAAAGAAATGGTTGGGGAGAAGCACTTTCCTGTTCCAAGTGCTATTTCACGTGTGCAAACAAAGGCAAATGCTCCCCAGCTGCAATCTACAAATTCATCTAGCAGTACTGTCGTGGGTGTTTATTCATCCTCATCTGATCCTGTTCATGTACCATTCCTACATTCTAGACCTGCTGCCAATGTCGGGGCCATCAGACGGGAGGTCGGGGTCGTGGGATCACGGCGCCAGTCATCTGAAAATTCTGTAAAACCATCTTCTTCTCAAGTCACTTCTCTGCCAAATACACATTCTGCACGAGATGTTCAATCACGAGAGTCTGCGAGATCATTCAATGCTACATCAAAGAATGACCACTCAAACCAAAATGTGGCACCTGACTCTGCTATAGCTGGTCCATCTGCTGGCAGATCATTCTCCAGTAATTCGTATGGTAGCCGTCCTCATCAACTCATGGGTCACCAAAAAG CTCCTCAGCCCAATAAGGAATGGAAGCCAAAAGCAAGTGTAAAACCAAGTGCCAATGGCCCTGGAGTTATTGGTAGTCCTGCAAAAACAGTCTCTCCTCCTGCCGATAATCCAGAAGACACAAAAAAGGAAGCAGCTGATTTACCACATAACAAGTCACCATTGAATCTTTCTAAAAGTGACAATGTGATTATAGCTGCACATATTCGTGTTTCCGAGGCTGACAGACGCCGACTTACCTTTGGCAGCCTGGGCACCGAGTTTGACACTTCTGCAAATTTAGTTGGTGTAGCTGCAAATGATGTAGAAGAATTATCCACCGACCTATCTGGaag TGTTCCAGTTTCTTCCGCTGAAGCTTCAGGAGATGAACCTGTTACTACCAAAGAATCAGAGGTGGCAGATGACTCTGTCCGAAGTTCAGAATCTAACTCTCCTGTTTCAGGTGATCTGTCAGATCTGACTGAGAAGAATGACTCGTCAAGTCCACAGAACCTGAACGACTATGCTGATGTTGGCTTGATGCCAGGCAACAGCCCATCATACACCCCTGAATCAATACAGCAGCAGGATACGTCTGAATTGCCGAGCTTCTCG GGTTATGATCCCCAAATGGCTTATGATATGTCATACTTCCACCCGGTTGTTGATGAAACTGTCAACGGGCAGGGTCTTCCGTCATCCCAAGAG GTCCTTGGTGCACATGCAGCAAATGCTGTTCCAGCTTCGACAATTGCAATGGTACAACAGCAGCACCAACAGCAACAGCATCAACAGCAGCAGCTTGCCCAGATGTATCCCCATCTTCATGTCTCCCATTTTGCTAACCTCATGCCATATCGTCAATTCATGCCTCCTGTCTATGTTCCGCCAATGCATGTGCCTGGTTACTCCAATAGTCCCGCATATCCTCATCCCTCAAATGGCAGCAGCTACTTGCTGATGCCTGGGAATAGCTCCCATCTAACTCCGAGTGGCGTCAAGTATGGTATCCAACAGTTCAAGCCTGTCCCTACTGGTAGTCCTACTGGGTTTGGAAATTTCACCAGTCCTACTGGTTATGCCATCAATGCTCCTGGGGTTGTTGCAAGCACTGCAGGCCATGATGATTCGTCTCGTATCAAGTATAAAGATAGTCTCTACATTCCAAACCCTCAG GCTGAGACCTCTGAAATATGGATGAACTCAAGGGATGTTTCTGGAATGCAGTCATCATATTACAACATGCCTGTTCAGTCTCCTCATCCTACTGCCTATTTGACATCACACAGCGGACATGCTTCTTTCAATGCAGCTGCGGCTGCTGCCCAATCCTCCCATATGCAGTTCCCAGGCATGTACCATCCTTCCCCACAGCCCCCTACCATGGCAAGTCCTCATCACATGAGCCCTGCCATTGGCGGTAATGTGGGAGTTGGTGTGGCAGCTCCGGCTCCCGGAGCACAAGTGGGCGCGTACCAGCAACCTCAGTTGGGCCACTTGAATTGGACTGGTAACTTCTGA